TCGTCGCCTTCGGCCACGAGGCACTCAAGTACGTCCCCGTCGGCATCGCCGGTGTGATCGTGTGGGCCCTGTGGCTCTACCGCGTCGTGCTGTCGGCGCGGGCGAAGCCGGTCCGCAACGGCTTCCGCACCACGACCTCCGTCGTCGTGCCGAGCTACCACGAGGACCCCGACATCCTGCTCCGCTGCCTCGACTCGTGGCGGTCGCAGCACCCCGACGAGATCATCATCGTGCTCGACGTCGCCGACACCGAGGCGTACCGCCGCATCGTCGCCGTCGGGGACCCGACCGTGAAGCCGGTCCTGTTCCACCACGCCGGCAAGCGCAGTGCCCTCGGGCAGGGCATCCGGCTCGCCCGCTACGACGTCGTCGTCCTCGTCGACTCGGACACCAGCTGGGAGCCCGGCCTGCTCGAGAACGTGCAGATGCCGTTCGTCGACACCACCGTCGGCGGCGTCGGCACGCAGCAGAACGTGTACCAGCGCAACTCGAGCATCTGGCGGATCATCGCCGACTGGCTCGTCAACCTCCGGTACTTCAACTACGTCCCCGCCATGGGTGCCGCCGGTGCCGTCCCGTGCCTGTCCGGCCGCACCGCCGCGTACCGCCGCTCGGCCGTGCTGCCGGTCCTGGACAACCTCGAGAACGAGTTCTTCCTCGGTCGCCGCTGCGTGGCCGGTGACGACGGCCGCCTCACGTGGCTCGTGCTCGCCTCGGGGTTCAAGACCGTGCACCAGGAGAGCGCGAAGGCCCTCTCGATGTTCCCGGCCACGGGCAAGGCGTTCTTCAAGCAGCGCATCCGCTGGAGCCGCAACTCGTACCGCACCTACCTGACGGCCATCGCCAAGGGCTGGATCTGGCGCGTGCCCTTCGTGACGAAGATCACCGTGCTGCAGATCATCCTCACCCCGGTGACCATGGGCATCACCATGTGGTACCTGCTGTTCAGCCGCCTCGAGCTCAGCGTCATCGGCGCCGCGTTCACCATCGCCTGGCTGCTCGCCGGCCGTGCCGTCCGTGGGTTCTCGAACCTCCGCCGCCACCCGCTCGACATCTTCGTGCTGCCGGTGCTCGCCCTCGTGGTCATCGTCATCGCGCTGCCGATCAAGGTCTTCTCGTTCATCACCATGAACAAGCAGGGGTGGCTCACCCGGCACGCCGACCAGATGGGCGGCGACGGCCAGACCGCCGCGACCCTCGAGCGTCCGACCACCCACGGGACCGGGCAGTCCGCACCGGTCGCCCCGCCGCTGACCGTCCCCGCACCGGGGTTCGCCACCACGGCGGCACCCGCACCGGCCGCGCCGACGACCGTCGCCCCGGCCGCCACCACGTCCGGAGCCGGACGTGTCCCGGTCCCCGCACCGGGCCTCCAGGCCGGAGAGGTCGCCGCAGCATGAGCACCGGACCCACCCCCGCGTCCGCCGCGCGCCGCGGCACCCGCACCGGCCGGCTCGCGACGAGCGCCGTGCTCGCCCTCGCGCTCGCCGGCGCCGCAGCCCTCACCGTCCCGACGGCCGCCGACGCGGCGACCCCGGGCAGCTCCCGGGCCGCCGACGGGTCCACCGTCGTCACGGGCGACGCCTACCCGGGCAGCCCGAACAAGGAGGCGAAGCTCGTCGCCGCCGAGAACGAGCGGATCTACAACGTGCGGGCCCTCGCGTCCGCCGCGCGGTGGAGCGGACTCGTCACGACGAAGCCGTACCGACTCGCGACGGGCAGCTCCTACACGCTCGTCCTCGTCGCCCGCGGCTCGGCGTACACCGTCGACGACCTCAAGCGACTCGCACCCTCGACGTTCGTCAAGCAGCCCGACGGGTCGTACCTG
The sequence above is drawn from the Curtobacterium sp. L6-1 genome and encodes:
- a CDS encoding glycosyltransferase, yielding MDTLAALAASQSSTQVVIDQLVAFGHEALKYVPVGIAGVIVWALWLYRVVLSARAKPVRNGFRTTTSVVVPSYHEDPDILLRCLDSWRSQHPDEIIIVLDVADTEAYRRIVAVGDPTVKPVLFHHAGKRSALGQGIRLARYDVVVLVDSDTSWEPGLLENVQMPFVDTTVGGVGTQQNVYQRNSSIWRIIADWLVNLRYFNYVPAMGAAGAVPCLSGRTAAYRRSAVLPVLDNLENEFFLGRRCVAGDDGRLTWLVLASGFKTVHQESAKALSMFPATGKAFFKQRIRWSRNSYRTYLTAIAKGWIWRVPFVTKITVLQIILTPVTMGITMWYLLFSRLELSVIGAAFTIAWLLAGRAVRGFSNLRRHPLDIFVLPVLALVVIVIALPIKVFSFITMNKQGWLTRHADQMGGDGQTAATLERPTTHGTGQSAPVAPPLTVPAPGFATTAAPAPAAPTTVAPAATTSGAGRVPVPAPGLQAGEVAAA